In Nasonia vitripennis strain AsymCx chromosome 2, Nvit_psr_1.1, whole genome shotgun sequence, a genomic segment contains:
- the LOC100122803 gene encoding synaptic vesicle glycoprotein 2B has protein sequence MVEGEPDSKQNHKGDVKDDRLNGCGSKDLELARIGSKGKTLDPEKSPDTKAHIKADFEQAIELTDYGKFHYFLLAVCGFVSTSEEMDVISMSFILPSAQCDLKLDTQAKGWLNSIIFIGMMAGAYAWGSVADALGRRKVLIAISFMNALCIVASSFSQSYELFMFFRFLNGAALGGSGPVIWSYFAEFQPKSKRGSMLSFMAAFWTLGNLFVAGLAWLIIPTDIGVKSASFTYNSWRIFLLICAAPSFIVAGLLLLLPESPKYLITRGRYDEALDIFRGIYATNTGKPRDTYTVKELILDEFQVNEPVKPGAPEKNKYKVILGDIMENSRQLFVKPILRFTVISIIINFTFHIGYYGLMMWFPELFNRFDEFHREHPGQSASVCEVTNYVVNKGSHSDENFCTDKIGASVFQESLITVAAAIPANVVAVLLMDRLGRKFFLVFSTLSSGACSSGLYFVRNKMQNLTVSAVFSGVISCGNAALDCLITEVFPTHLRATGIAISMVAARLGGIIGNIVIAQLLDLYCPLPTFIVAALLIGGGLLCLFLPNTTREPLS, from the exons ATGGTAGAAGGTGAACCCGACTCAAAGCAAAATCATA AGGGTGATGTAAAAGACGATCGCCTAAACGGCTGCGGTTCAAAGGACCTAGAGCTCGCAC GCATTGGGTCAAAGGGCAAAACCCTAGACCCCGAGAAATCACCGGACACAAAAGCACACATCAAAGCTGACTTCGAGCAGGCAATCGAACTAACCG ACTATGGCAAGTTCCACTACTTCCTGCTGGCGGTCTGCGGGTTCGTCAGCACGAGCGAGGAGATGGACGTGATTTCCATGTCCTTCATCCTGCCGAGCGCACAATGTGACCTAAAGCTCGATACCCAGGCGAAAGGATGGCTCAACTCCATCATCTTCATCGGGATGATGGCGGGAGCCTACGCCTGGGGCTCGGTCGCCGACGCACTCGGACGCCGCAAGGTCCTCATCGCCATCTCCTTCATGAACGCACTCTGCATCGTCGCCTCCAGCTTCAGCCAGTCCTATGAACTGTTCATGTTCTTCCGTTTCCTCAACGGTGCCGC TCTTGGCGGCAGTGGACCGGTTATCTGGTCGTACTTTGCCGAGTTCCAGCCCAAATCGAAGCGAGGCTCGATGCTGTCCTTCATGGCGGCCTTCTGGACCTTGGGCAATCTCTTCGTGGCCG GACTCGCTTGGCTGATAATCCCAACGGACATCGGCGTCAAGAGCGCGTCCTTCACGTACAACTCGTGGCGTATCTTCCTGCTGATCTGCGCTGCTCCCTCCTTCATCGTGGCGGGGCTGTTATTGCTGCTCCCCGAATCCCCCAAGTACCTAATAACTCGCGGAAGATATGACGAGGCCCTCGATATCTTCCGCGGCATCTACGCCACTAACACTGGCAAACCCCGCGATACCTATACG GTTAAGGAACTCATACTCGACGAGTTCCAAGTCAACGAGCCGGTGAAACCCGGCGCTCCGGAAAAGAACAAGTACAAGGTGATACTCGGCGACATAATGGAGAACAGCCGACAGCTGTTCGTCAAGCCGATTCTCCGCTTCACCGTCATCTCCATCATCATCAACTTCACTTTCCACATCGGCTACTATGGCCTGATGATGTGGTTCCCCGAGCTGTTCAACCGCTTCGACGAGTTCCACCGCGAGCATCCCGGCCAATCGGCCAGCGTCTGCGAGGTGACCAACTACGTCGTCAACAAGGGCTCGCACAGCGACGAGAACTTCTGCACGGACAAGATCGGCGCTTCCGTGTTCCAGGAGTCGCTCATCACCGTCGCCGCGGCCATACCGGCCAACGTCGTCGCCGTCCTTCTCATGGATCGACTCGGTCGCAAATTCTTCTTGG TTTTCAGTACGCTCTCTTCAGGCGCATGCTCGAGTGGGCTGTACTTCGTGAGAAACAAGATGCAAAATCTGACAGTCTCGGCGGTCTTCAGCGGCGTCATAAGCTGCGGCAACGCGGCTCTGGACTGCCTCATCACCGAAGTCTTTCCTACGCATCTGCGCGCCACTGGCATCGCCATCTCTATGGTAGCCGCTCGTCTTGGCGGTATCATCGGCAACATCGTCATCGCTCAGCTGCTCGACCTCTACTGTCCGTTGCCAACCTTCATCGTCGCCGCCCTTCTCATCG GTGGCGGACTTCTCTGCTTATTCTTACCGAATACCACGCGCGAACCACTTTCTTGA
- the LOC100118206 gene encoding 60S ribosomal protein L17, translating to MGRYSHEASNPGKSCKARGSNLRVHFKNTHETARAIKNMALRRAQKYLKNVIEFKECVPFRRFNGGVGRCAQAKQFGTTQGRWPKKSAEFLLQLLKNAESNADLRGLEVDRLVIEHIQVNQAPCLRRRTYRAHGRINPYMSSPCHIEVILTEKEDVVAKATEEEPSKKKLSKKKLARQKEKMMRE from the exons ATGGGCCGATACTCGCATGAGGCTTCGAATCCTGGCAAGTCGTGCAAGGCGCGCGGCTCAAACCTCCGTGTCCACTTCAAG AACACCCATGAAACGGCACGAGCCATCAAGAACATGGCCCTCAGAAGGGCACAAAAGTATTTGAAGAACGTTATTGAATTCAAAGAGTGTGTTCCCTTCAGGAGGTTTAATGGTGGTGTTGGAAGGTGTGCACAAGCCAAACAGTTTGGCACAACTCAGG GTCGATGGCCTAAGAAGTCTGCAGAATTTTTGCTTCAGCTCTTGAAGAATGCAGAAAGCAACGCTGACCTCCGAGGTCTTGAAGTTGACAGGCTTGTCATTGAACACATCCAGGTGAACCAAGCGCCTTGCCTTCGCAGGAGAACATACAGAGCTCACGGTCGTATTAACC cgTACATGAGCTCCCCATGCCACATTGAAGTCATATTGACTGAGAAAGAAGACGTCGTTGCCAAAGCAACAGAGGAAGAGCCTTCCAAGAAGAAGTTGAGCAAAAAGAAGCTTGCTCGCCAAAAGGAAAAGATGATGAGGGAATAA
- the LOC100679040 gene encoding uncharacterized protein LOC100679040: MLAWDDYYDSWTPDRHRERVYHTKNFNTEEICVYHGSQETYDHLPIKKILIANIDQEITYKELKSTFSIYGEIVDCILKKKSGKKKSYAFITYDCDSEAQSALDAGYKKEIRLNNDWVRVIPAASWNQPDSIENQARKTKHLNEEESKDISIYNIIVTDENKDTIHVLNNDCLMHIFMYLPIADRVRIERVCKRWKAICEEFWRCNKKLDLKPITWGLSEQIKAHHVYKVLHKYGTYISNIDLSNNENTIGNATLISIAKLCPNVQTVNIKGLKHSSSGIKALADNCINIKKLIISLSDGQNFTNKGKYSNTPTANDTYIKEISRLFSKNRELQYLDLNCDRLNVIEFLLCLPVKSVKKLILRNISYFYISDVCTVLQKLQLQLLSINNIPPNSSIIDAIMPSAKNLKILQIPGYKCFNPSDERIQSLSFDLTRICEFNNLTVLNLKNNYYVDDDFLIKLSDKCKLLLKINIGFCHYMTNKGLKCVTTLPKLQVLLIDGIKNISDEVLTNIPELQTLSCTLCDNIHYAGLTTLITTSEKLKNLYVCFCKLITNDFLDAALEATKYRKNTVLTVFVYGTRITKFTESSFLKIYKYDELPMDECELFEHEEI; encoded by the exons ATGTTGGCCTGGGACGACTACTACGACTCGTGGACACCAGATCGG CATAGGGAGCGTGTATatcatacaaaaaattttaatactgaGGAAATTTGTGTGTATCATGGGTCACAAGAAACTTATGATCATTTACCCATAAAGAAAATTCTCATTGCAAACATAGATCAAGAG ATCACTTATAAAGAATTGAAATCAACATTTTCAATCTATGGAGAAATAGTAgactgtattttaaaaaagaaaagtggtaaaaaaaaaagttatgctTTTATTACTTATGATTGCGATTCTGAAGCTCAAag CGCCCTTGATGCTggatataaaaaagaaattcgtTTGAACAATGATTGGGTAAGAGTAATACCTGCTGCTTCATGGAATCAACCAGATAGTATTGAAAATCAAGCTCGTAAAACCAAACACTTGAACGAAGAGGAAAGCAAAGATATAtctatttataatattattgtaaCAGATGAAAACAAAGATACAATTCATGTACTAAATAATGATTGTCTTATGCACATTTTTATGTATCTTCCAATAGCTGACAGAGTGAGAATTGAAAGAG TTTGTAAACGTTGGAAAGCTATTTGTGAAGAATTTTGGCGTTGCAATAAAAAGTTGGATTTAAAGCCCATTACTTGGGGTTTATCAGAACAAATTAAAGCTCATCATGTTTATAAAGTTTTACATAAATATGGAACTTATATTAGTAATATTGATTTATCtaataatgaaaatacaaTAGGAAATGCAACACTTATAAGTATAGCAAAGTTATGTCCAAACGTTCAGACTGTCAATATTAAAGGATTGAAGCATTCATCTTCAGGAATAAAAGCATTAGCAGacaattgtataaatattaaaaaactgatTATAAGTCTATCAGACGGACAAAATTTTACTAACAAGGGAAAATACTCAAATACTCCTACAGCAAATGATACTTATATAAAGGAAATTTCTCggttattttctaaaaatcgTGAACTTCAATATCTTGATCTTAATTGTGATAGGCTAAATGtaatagaatttttattatgtCTACCTGTTAAATCTGtcaaaaaattgatattgaggaatataagttatttttacataaGTGATGTTTGTACT GTGttacaaaaattacaattgcAACTACTATCCATAAATAATATCCCTCCAAATAGCTCAATTATTGATGCTATTATGCCAtcagcaaaaaatttaaaaatattacaaataccCGGTTATAAGTGTTTTAATCCGTCTGATGAGAGAATTCAGTCACTTTCATTTGACTTAACACGTATTTGTGAGTTTAATAATCTTACagtattgaatttaaaaaataactattaTGTAGATGATGATTTTTTGATTAAACTAAGCGATAAGTGCAAACTACTTTTGAAAATCAACATAGGAT TTTGTCATTACATGACTAACAAAGGTCTTAAATGTGTTACTACTCTACCAAAGCTTCAAGTTTTATTGATAGATGGCATAAAAAACATTTCAGATGAGGTGCTCACTAATATACCAGAATTGCAAACATTGTCTTGTACTTTATGCGATAATATTCATTATGCTGGGCTTACTACATTGATAACAACTTCTGAGAAACTGAAGAATCTCTATGTATGTTTTTGCAAACTTATCACTAATGATTTTCTTGATGCTGCTTTAGAAGCTACtaaatacagaaaaaataCTGTATTAACAGTATTTGTATACGGAACAAGAATAACTAAATTTACCGAatcatcatttttaaaaatatacaaatatgatGAATTACCCATGGATGAATGTGAACTTTTTGAACATGAAGAAATTTAA
- the LOC100122781 gene encoding integrin beta-PS yields the protein MIITLRWSFAFLLVTWSTTSLAVKTSSESKLTGLNACSSKQTCHDCIRTPSCAWCSMPGYSDKRCFLPHINKISMECPNDYTINPDNEYKMDKYKELTKGSYNAVKGLEEKVSTESKGHESSSASIHTETHSSSSTSTSSKNEAVQLYPQEVTLKLRINEVQKIKIEFAQAEDYPVDLYYLMDLSNSMKDDKQKLSDLGQLLVESMSKITSNFHLGFGSFVDKVVMPYVNMASAALKHPCDGCAAPYGYRNHMPLSNNSTDFASKVREAPVSGNLDAPEGGFDAIMQAIVCRDEIGWREKARKLLLFSTDASFHYAGDGKLGGIVKPNDGLCHMDKEGLYTHSTLQDYPSISQINLKVKENSVNIIWAVTEEQIRIYSNLTNHIQGSYAAKLSNDSSNIVDLVREQYNAISSSLEMKDTASNYIDLKYYSNCLNGGSLIETNKCDGLKVGDKVEFTVEVEVKACPENRADWKQKFMIYPVGINESLTVNLEMICDCECERADSINQGFEPHSQQCSARGDLSCGICACDDGYFGKQCECGTNDRGIISNKEFACRKENTTTYDCSGRGSCECNVCQCYPREDPNETVWGDFCECDNFSCDRRNKELCSGPTHGKCNCGVCECQKEWSGKACECSTKRDKCDVNGVECSGHGVCECNQCKCQPDGDTRYSGTFCHICLTCPNRCEELKPCVLCTAFKAGNLTEVECNSTCSQYDYEIVETIDVDLDKEEIGCHGYDEQDCKYFFAYIHDVLNNTMLVRIQKQRECPPQVYVLGIVLGVIAAVVLIGLALLLLWKLLTTIHDRREFAKFEKERMMAKWDASENPIYKQATSTFKNPMYTASNIK from the exons ATGATTATTACTTTGAGATGGAGCTTTGCATTTCTATTAGTAACATGGTCAACAACCAGTTTGGCTGTCAAGACTTCATCGGAAAGTAAACTAACTGGTTTGAATGCTTGTAGCAGCAAGCAGACATGTCATGACTGTATCCGCACGCCAAGCTGTGCTTGGTGTTCAATGCCC GGATATAGTGACAAACGATGCTTTCTTCCACATATTAACAAAATCTCTATGGAATGCCCAAATGATTATACTATCAACCCAgataatgaatataaaatggaTAAATACAAGGAATTAACAAAAGGAAGTTATAATGCTGTTAAAGGTTTGGAAGAAAAAGTGTCGACTGAATCAAAGGGACATGAATCTTCAAGTGCAAGTATACATACAGAGACGCATAGTAGCAGTAGTACAAGTACTAGTAGTAAAAATGAAGCTGTTCAACTTTATCCACAAGAAGTGACCTTAAAACTAAGAATAA ATGAagttcaaaaaattaaaattgaattcgCACAAGCAGAAGATTATCCTGTAGATTTGTACTATCTTATGGACTTAAGTAATTCCATGAAAGATGATAAGCAAAAGTTATCAGACTTGGGCCAACTCCTTGTTGAAAGTATGAGTAAAATCACAAGCAACTTCCATTTAGGGTTTGGTAGCTTTGTTGACAAAGTTGTCATGCCTTACGTTAACATGGCATCTGCAGC tCTTAAGCATCCTTGTGATGGTTGTGCTGCACCATATGGATATCGAAATCACATGCCACTGTCTAACAATTCCACAGATTTTGCG AGCAAAGTGCGGGAGGCTCCAGTTTCCGGTAATCTTGACGCTCCAGAAGGTGGATTCGATGCTATAATGCAAGCAATTGTATGTCGTGATGAGATTGGTTGGCGTGAAAAGGCGCGTAAGCTTCTTCTATTTTCAACGGATGCAAGCTTCCATTACGCGGGTGACGGTAAACTTGGCGGTATTGTCAAGCCAAACGACGGCTTGTGTCATATGGATAAGGAGGGATTATACACCCATTCGACTCTTCAAGATTATCCGAGCATTTCGCAGATAAATCTCAAA GTAAAGGAAAATTCAGTGAATATTATTTGGGCCGTCACAGAAGAACAAATaagaatttattcaaatttaacgAACCACATTCAAGGTTCATATGCAGCTAAGCTCAGTAATGATTCCAGTAATATTGTCGACTTGGTTCGTGAACAGTACAATGCTATTTCGAGTTCTCTGGAGATGAAAGATACAGCAAGCAACTACATTGATTTGAAATACTATTCTAATTGCCTAAATGGTGGATCATTGATTGAAACTAATAAATGTGATGGCCTTAAAGTTGGAGACAAAGTTGAATTTACGGTTGAAGTTGAAGTGAAGGCTTGTCCAGAAAATCGTGCGGATTGGAAACAAAAGTTTATGATTTATCCC GTGGGCATAAATGAATCGCTAACTGTGAATCTGGAGATGATTTGTGATTGTGAATGTGAGCGAGCCGATTCGATAAACCAAGGTTTCGAGCCTCATTCCCAACAGTGTTCTGCTCGCGGCGATTTGAGCTGCGGCATCTGCGCCTGCGATGACGGCTACTTTGGTAAACAGTGCGAATGTGGAACAAATGATCGAGGTATAATTAGTAACAAAGAGTTCGCCTGTCGTAAAGAAAATACAACGACGTATGACTGCAGTGGTAGGGGTAGCTGCGAATGTAACGTGTGTCAATGTTACCCAAGAGAGGATCCAAACGAG ACGGTTTGGGGAGATTTTTGCGAATGCGATAATTTTTCTTGTGATCGACGCAACAAAGAATTGTGCTCAGGACCGACACATGGAAAATGCAATTGCGGTGTCTGCGAGTGCCAAAAGGAATGGTCTGGCAAAGCTTGCGAATGCAGCACAAAAAGAGACAAATGCGACGTTAATGGCGTTGAATGTTCTGGACAC GGTGTTTGCGAGTGTAACCAGTGCAAGTGCCAACCAGACGGTGACACGCGTTACTCAGGGACGTTTTGCCACATATGTCTGACTTGTCCCAACCGGTGCGAAGAATTGAAACCTTGCGTCCTGTGTACGGCTTTTAAGGCGGGTAATCTGACAGAGGTCGAATGCAACAGCACTTGCAGCCAATACGATTATGAGATTGTTGAAACGATTGATGTCGATCTTGACAAAGAAGAGATCGGCTGCCATGGCTACGACGAACAGGACTGCAAATACTTTTTTGCCTACATACATGACGTCTTAAACAATACCATGTTAGTACGTATCCAGAAGCAGAGGGAGTGTCCGCCTCAGGTATACGTACTGGGCATAGTGCTAGGCGTGATTGCGGCCGTGGTGCTTATTGGCTTGGCGCTCTTATTGCTTTGGAAACTGCTCACGACTATTCATGATAGAAGAGAGTTTGCCAAattcgaaaaagagagaatgaTGGCTAAATGGGACGCC AGTGAAAATCCAATCTACAAGCAGGCGACATCGACTTTCAAAAATCCGATGTACACAGCCAGTAATATCAAATGA